From the genome of Desulfosporosinus sp. Sb-LF, one region includes:
- a CDS encoding (deoxy)nucleoside triphosphate pyrophosphohydrolase — MKEVTAAIILKDNKILIAQRAPGENLAGKWEFPGGKIEPKETLQECLKREIREELDVDIEVLDFFGESIYPYHSGTIKLMAFWCQWISGDFTMKVHSQIVWASHHELDSYDFAPADIPLVEKLKAVVGRKLGAYSEY; from the coding sequence ATGAAGGAAGTAACAGCAGCAATCATCTTAAAGGATAATAAAATACTCATTGCCCAACGGGCACCTGGTGAAAATTTAGCAGGTAAGTGGGAGTTTCCCGGTGGAAAAATTGAACCAAAAGAGACGCTACAAGAATGCTTGAAGCGTGAAATCAGGGAAGAACTTGATGTTGACATAGAAGTCTTAGATTTTTTTGGTGAAAGCATTTATCCATATCATAGCGGAACCATTAAACTGATGGCTTTTTGGTGCCAGTGGATTTCAGGTGATTTCACAATGAAGGTGCACAGCCAAATAGTGTGGGCTAGTCACCATGAGTTGGACTCGTATGACTTTGCCCCTGCAGATATTCCACTCGTAGAAAAGTTGAAGGCAGTTGTTGGTAGGAAACTGGGAGCTTATAGCGAATACTAA
- the abc-f gene encoding ribosomal protection-like ABC-F family protein: MIECSINNLTKYFGANKLFHNISFDLKTGERIGLIGQNGCGKTTILKIIMGLEDYQEGEIAIRKDARVGYLNQMPVFEANATTLEVIELAFEPVFKLKQEIKALEDRLIHLQGEVLERAIQSYGLFTEQFETLGGYDIETKISKITEGLQITDLLKGMRFEQLSGGEKTRVILAKILLEQPDILLLDEPSNHLDLEAIEWLEDFLKEYKGSVLVVSHDRYFLDSVVNKIVELEFNRAVPYPGNYSYYVVEKERRFLVDYKMYQNQQKKIDNMERQIERYRIWGVMRDSDKMFKRAKELEKRLEKIETLDRPILEKRKVRMDAQAISRTGKMVLETEGLAKHFGDKLLLQDVKFDIFYRDSACIVGSNGSGKTTLLKMILRELEPDSGSIKIGSRVKIGYLPQTVSYEDEEQTVLEYFTKLYDLTLGEARSQLAKALFMKEDVNKKIKSLSGGEKSRLKLCSLTFDKVNFMILDEPTNHLDIDSREVLEETLIQFDGTLLFVSHDRYFINKVADKMIAIENKAINVYLGDYSYYLEENKKGIVRMSVVTPSIAPKEIKKKVTYQKPKRSNLAKKLELLEEKIEQYERKIKLIDGEMVDYSLDANRLNELFQEKEVLDKELEKCLEQWEALQE, encoded by the coding sequence ATGATCGAGTGTAGTATTAACAATTTAACGAAATATTTTGGTGCCAATAAACTATTTCATAACATATCCTTTGATTTAAAAACTGGAGAGAGAATAGGTTTGATTGGACAAAATGGATGTGGAAAAACAACTATTTTAAAAATAATTATGGGTTTAGAGGATTACCAAGAAGGTGAAATAGCCATTCGTAAAGATGCAAGAGTTGGCTATCTCAATCAAATGCCTGTTTTTGAGGCTAATGCAACCACTCTGGAGGTTATTGAACTTGCTTTTGAACCTGTTTTCAAGCTCAAGCAAGAGATAAAGGCCCTAGAAGATAGGCTCATACATCTTCAAGGAGAAGTTTTAGAAAGGGCTATTCAAAGCTATGGGCTTTTTACAGAACAATTTGAAACCCTTGGTGGGTATGACATTGAAACGAAAATCAGCAAAATAACAGAAGGTCTTCAAATTACGGACCTTTTAAAAGGAATGCGTTTTGAGCAACTGAGTGGTGGAGAAAAAACAAGAGTTATTCTAGCTAAAATTCTTCTAGAACAACCGGATATTTTATTATTAGATGAACCCTCTAATCATTTGGATCTAGAAGCTATTGAATGGTTAGAAGATTTTTTGAAGGAATACAAAGGTTCTGTTCTTGTTGTATCTCACGACAGATATTTTTTAGACAGCGTTGTCAATAAAATTGTGGAGCTGGAATTTAACCGCGCCGTGCCCTACCCCGGCAATTATAGCTATTATGTCGTAGAAAAGGAACGTCGCTTTTTAGTAGATTATAAGATGTATCAAAATCAACAGAAAAAGATCGATAATATGGAACGACAAATTGAACGCTATCGTATTTGGGGTGTCATGAGAGATAGTGATAAAATGTTTAAGCGGGCTAAAGAGCTAGAAAAACGATTAGAAAAAATCGAAACCTTGGATCGACCTATTTTGGAAAAGCGAAAGGTTCGAATGGATGCTCAAGCAATCAGTAGAACAGGAAAAATGGTTCTTGAAACAGAGGGTCTTGCTAAGCATTTCGGTGATAAACTATTGTTGCAAGACGTTAAATTTGATATTTTTTATCGGGATAGTGCGTGTATAGTAGGTAGTAATGGCAGTGGTAAAACAACATTGCTAAAAATGATCCTTAGGGAATTAGAACCGGATTCTGGTTCGATTAAAATAGGCTCACGTGTGAAAATTGGTTATCTACCTCAGACAGTGAGCTATGAAGATGAAGAACAGACGGTTTTAGAGTATTTTACAAAGTTATATGATTTGACGTTAGGAGAAGCAAGATCTCAATTAGCAAAAGCCTTGTTCATGAAAGAAGATGTTAATAAGAAAATCAAGTCTTTGTCAGGTGGAGAAAAAAGCAGGTTGAAGCTTTGCTCATTGACGTTTGATAAAGTAAATTTTATGATCTTGGATGAGCCAACCAATCATTTAGACATTGATTCAAGGGAAGTATTAGAAGAAACCTTGATTCAATTTGATGGGACACTGCTCTTCGTTTCTCATGATCGCTATTTTATTAATAAAGTTGCGGATAAGATGATAGCGATTGAGAATAAAGCTATCAACGTTTATCTGGGTGATTACAGCTATTATCTAGAAGAAAATAAAAAGGGAATAGTAAGAATGAGTGTAGTAACACCCAGTATTGCGCCAAAAGAGATTAAAAAAAAGGTTACCTACCAGAAACCAAAGAGGAGTAATCTTGCAAAAAAACTAGAACTTCTTGAAGAAAAAATTGAACAGTATGAACGTAAAATTAAACTGATTGATGGAGAAATGGTTGACTATAGCTTGGATGCCAATCGCTTAAATGAACTATTTCAAGAAAAGGAAGTTCTAGATAAAGAACTTGAAAAATGCTTAGAGCAATGGGAAGCATTACAAGAATAG